DNA from Quercus lobata isolate SW786 chromosome 1, ValleyOak3.0 Primary Assembly, whole genome shotgun sequence:
gcattcTGAGGTGCCCTGGACTTAACTTTGTTTAATCAAACGTTAGGATGTTTTCTTGAGGTTAAACTTGTTAGAATAGATATATATGTGTTCAAAATATGTCTACGTAATGTTACGGATTCAATGGTTATCGtctagatgaaaaagctgtacttcacccttggaatgtaaacaatctaaagaggtattattattaataaaaataatcttgtTTAGCCTCCCTTCAATTTATGCCGATCATACATCATGTGTTTCctcatctattgaagtattaaacagaaactaaattaTGTTAGATTCCTCGggccacaaacttagtggaaattaataccctatgacatctattgaagtattaaacagaaactaagttatgtcaagctcctcggaccacaaacttagtgaaaattaataccctatgacatctattgaagtattaaacagaaactaagttatgccaggttcctcgaaccacaaatttagtggaaattaataccctatcacatctattgaagtattaaacagaaactaagttatgtcaggttcctcggaccacaaacttagtggaaattaataccctgtGACATCTATTGAAGCGCTAAACAGGTTCAATAGAAATTAATACACCTTGGTACTATTAAAATGTTAGTTCAACACGAACTTAAGCATTTAAAGGGAGTAAACCCTTAATTCCCATTCTCGGATCACAGGGTTTGTGATCACCTAATAAAGATGTAAACCTCAATAAGCCtatgagcatcacttaaagcattcTGAGGTGCCCTGGACTTAACTTTGTTTAATCAAACGTTAGGATGTTTTCTTGAGGTTAAACTTGTtagaatagatatatatatatatatatatatatatatatatatatatatgtattcaaAATATGTCTACGTAATGTTACGGATTCAATTGTTATCGtctagatgaaaaagctgtacttcacccttggaatgtaaacaatctaaagaggtattattattaataaaaataatcttgtTTAGCCTCCCTTCAATTTATGCCGATCATACATCATGTGTTTCctcatctattgaagtattaaacagaaactaagttatgttagATTCCTCGggccacaaacttagtggaaattaataccctatgacatctattgaagtattaaacagaaactaagttatgtcaagttcctcggaccacaaacttagtggaaattaataccctatgacatctattgaagtatttattgaagtattaaacagaaactaagttatgccaggttcctcgaaccacaaacttagtggaaattaataccctatgacatctattgaaatattaaacagaaactaagttatgtcaggttcctcggaccacaaacttagtggaaattaataccctgtGACATCTATTGAAGCGCTAAACAGGTTCAATAGAAATTAATACACCTTGGTACTATTAAAATGTTAGTTCAACACGAACTTGAGCATTTAAAGGGAGTAAACCCTTAATTCCCATTCTCGGATCACAGGGTTGTGATCATCTAATAAAGATGTAAACCTCAATAAGCCtatgagcatcacttaaagcattcTGAGGTGCCTGGACTTAACTTTGTTTTAATCAAACGTTAGGATGTTTTCTTGAGGTTAAACTTGTTAGAATAGATATATATGTATTCAAAATATGTCTACGTAATGTTACGGATTCAATGGTTATCGTCTAGATGAAAAAGTTGTACTtcacccttggaatgtaaacaatctaaagaggtattataattaataaaaataatcttgtTTAGCCTCCCTTCAATTTATGCCGATCATACATCATGTGTTTCctcatctattgaagtattaaacagaaactaagttatgttagATTCCTCGggccacaaacttagtggaaattaataccctatgacacctattgaagtattaaatagaaactaagttatgtcaagttcctcggaccacaaccttagtggaaattaataccctatgacatctattgaagtattaaacagaaactaagttatgccaggttcctcgaaccacaaacttagtggaaattaataccctatgacatccattgaagtattaaacagaaactaagttatgtcaggttcctcggaccacaaacttagtggaaattaataccctgtGACATCTATTGAAGCGCTAAACAGGTTCAATAGAAATTAATACACCTTGGTACTATTAAAATGTTAGTTCAACACGAACTTGAGCATTTAAAGGGAGTAAACCCTTAATTCCCATTCTCGGATCACAGGGTTTGTGATCACCTAATAAAGATGTAAACCTCAATAAGCCtatgagcatcacttaaagcattcTGAGGTGCCCTGGACTTAACTTTGTTTAATCAAACGTTAGGATGTTTTCTTGAGGTTAAACTTGTTAGAATAGATATATATGTATTCAAAATATGTCTACGTAATGTTACGGATTCAATGGTTATCGTCCATTTTAACTACCAATTAAAAGCATGTGTAAACTATGTTTTTCTCTTGTACAAACAAAGGACAGTCAAGATGGGTTATCTGCTTCTGTGGTAGTTATTCCTTCTTTATCTTTGGAGGCTCCCTCAGCGGGCATGATAGTTGAAGCCAAGTCTTGCTGAAAGCCCTGGGAAGCTGCTCCTACTTCCAGAACCACTGCAGCCTTGTCCGTAGGTACTTCTTGGGAAGCACTGGGCTCTTTATTTGGCCCTTGCTAACTGGGAAGAGGAGGATCCTGAAGCTGTGCTTCTTTATTTGGATCAGCAACTGTAGAAGCCATTTCATCTTAAGCAGAAGGAAGGTCCGAGACTTGTGTGGCAGAAGGGTAGAATACATTTTTAGGTTTCCTCAACTCAgaagaagcctcaaccccagctcggTTAAGGGCTTCATCCCAAGTCTGGGCGCAGTAAATACAACACACAGTTGGGACCGCTGCCCAAAGGGTTTCCTCGGTCTCAGCTACTCCAAGGTTGTAACCCTTCTGCTCAGCCTCGTCCCTAACCTTCTCGGCCTCAATCTTTGCCTTCTCAACTTCAGCCTTGGATTTTTTAGCCCGATCCTTAAGCCTTTAGGCTTCTTCCAGTTGTTTCTTGAGCGCTACCATCTGCTCCCTGGCAGCAGTCAATTGATCAGTTGTCTCGTGCAAACACTTCCTCTGTTCCTCGACTTGCCTTTACGCGCCATCCAAGGCCGAGTCAGCACTACAGCGAGCATGCTCCTTCTTAGCCAGCTTTTTCATTAGTTCAACATTGCTATTTTCAACAATGGTAAGTGTTTACACAGCTGTCGTTcgtctttttctttcatcttccAATTACTGGTAGCATGAATTGGTAATTTCCTCAAGCCTGAAAGTGGCTTGGACAGCCTAAAAGAAAAGGATTAATACCATAGCCAATAAAAAGTATAtatctataaataataattataagtaaaaaaaaggggttaacatcataccatgcccaaatatcttTTACAATTGAGGAAGACCtcattcttcctcatattcCATAGCTTGGACATATCCTTTGGAAGTAACAAGGCCTCCTCCACGACCGAGGCAACATGGCACCCAATGCCACCGTTGAAGTCCCTGAGTGATGCGTCATCCCTCAAGGGCTCACCGCCGTGCATGGGTGGTGGGAGCCAAGCCTGTGAATCTGGAGGTTGAGTGTCCGATCTCTCCATGCCCTGTTGTGACGCATGGCTGACCTTTTGCTGCTTCGCAGCTCGTTGAGCCTCGTCTTCCTGGGTCGGATGAGATCTTCCCGTCTCAACCACATCTTTCCCTTTCTgctcccttttcctttttggatTAGCAGGTTCAGGACTGATAGGATGAGGTGGGTGAGGAGTAGGAGGAGGAGATTTGGGAAGAGAAAGGGGAATCTGAGACTGTGTGGACTTCCCTGATGCACCTTTTCTGGGTTGATTTTCTATCAACTCCATCAAACTCGTCTAGGGTTTCCTCTGAACACCCATTTCGTCAAATACGTCCTCAGGGGGTAGAGTTTGgttaaatactttgaatttgTTCGAGGAGTCTGACAAATCTACAACCTCCTCtgggtttttttcttcttcttcttcttcttcttcttcttctctttctttctcttcctcgaGAACGAGCTGGGATGAGGATGCTCCTATTGAAGGAGTGACCACAAAGAATGGTTGAGTACGGGGAGTACTTTTAGGAATTGGGACACCCTCTGGAACAACGAACCCTTGGTAGACAACGCTGATATGGTGGAGCCGAGGGTCACGGGCTTTGATCACGTACTTAGGGACTTAGAATGCAAGCGAAAGGGGTGTGTACCCAAGAATTAAATGGGCTACTCGAAGTTGATCGTCAGCTTCATTCACGTACATCTCGGCTTGCAGGATCCTATCTAAGCTCGCTTTGTTAACTAAGCTAAGCTTGGGTTTAGTAGTACGCTTATCTGCAAAAccattgaattaaaataaattttcattagaGACAAGGATGTTGGGGgaaacaaaagagaaatgcAAACCAAAATTCATAAATCTACAACTATacccccacctggttctccctcctTAGTCGGACAAGGgaggccatcgtgccattccctaGAAAAGATtaggaaatcctcctttaagtttttgtttgaaatggggaggcactggattagccTTACTTCGAGATGCCTCAACTTGAGGTAATATCCCTGCCCTTTCAAATGGTGCAGGTTGTATACCCAATTCACATTGTGGTGGGTTAGGTTTAGGTTCATTCTCTCGTTTAAAGCTTCTATACTCCCCaagaccctaaacatatttggggcacactgTGTGGGAGATAACCTAAAAAACCTAAGGTAATTCCTAGTGATGGTACCCATGGGAATGGttatccctccctctatgaaggcaatcatgggaatgaccaCCTCTCCTATTTTCTTAGCACCGACACACTCCCCCTGGGCAGTGCACCTCATGCCTACTGTTGGTGGAATTCTATACTTAGTCCTAAAACTTCCCATACCCTCCTCGAACTCAACCAAACATATGAACTTACCCATTTTCCTAAGAGGTTTCGAAGAAAAATTAACAGgtttaaaatgaaaactaaaagcGTTTAAGAAGACTTACAGGTTTGAAAAAGGGTCCTCAGACAAATTTCTAGTATTTGTAGATGCACATGGAGATGAAGGAGAGAgacaggttcagtgtatgagctCTAGGACTGTGTGATTACtgaaagtaagaaaaagaattgattCGAAAAGCTATTTATAGTGGCGCAGAAGTTACAAGAGGGAAATTTCCCGCTcgtaaaacaagaaaaatccCCCACCATTAGATTTACATCTTACCGGTGAACGTGAGGGACAAGGGCGccgccaaaatttaatgatggCGCACTCTAGACGCTGAAGCGTTAGGAGCGTGCCTTGAGCAGGTAAAAAGGCATATTAGAGGTCAGGAATACAGAATAGGACCATACACAAGATGGGCTGAGGACATCAAAATCATCCTTTCCTCCTGAAAAgtcgaaaagcaagattttgaggggctattgtgggggccagttaatcaGGAAGTGCTGTTAAGGCCGTACTAACTGGGCCTATGACCCAATCCGAGGATATTAGACCATCTGAGGATGTCCAGATAAGATTATAAAGGGAACAGAGTAAAGAAAAGAGCAGAGGTAATAAGAGATAAGTCCAAcgaatgtccgaggagaaaagccatCTCGGCAACAAGGGTTCGAAATCAGATAGAGTGCCATATTGTCATGGACTTTCTTCGaagttacatcacaactaagGGTTGGACGTTGAACAAGGGGTAAGAAAAGAGaagggcaacaaatatcttaaaAAAGCTGCTACTTCCGCATTAAATGTCTCCCAACCAActttctgaccgcattaatgtggaggtgatacctgagcagtggtcaagcagccttacaactattagttgatggttctgggaggtgttggatgggacaggaaggagtTCCTctaatctaacctacacgtgtgtggtagggatgataccaagattgtagtatataacatggGAAGATGTACTAGAAAAAGAGGAGGGGAGAAGAAATCAAAAACTTTTTCGATAAGACTGTGAACTCTTGTAAAACTGTTGAAAAAcaagacaatataatataaactcCTCAAGCCACTCCGAGGACAGACTTTCTTATCTTACTTGTGTTTAGTAGCCTTAAATTAGCAAATTTTATCGTTTTTCTTCTAGAGTggatctagttctttcatccacgctctataaatttattgtttgggcttctTGGGCTTAAACCCAATCCTGTATTGGGTCTGATCCAATTCCAGTCCTTAcaatatctaaattaaaatagatgaatatataaatgcaaaattatatataaagttaaaacTGCAAAAGATGAATATGTATATACAACATTagttaaagtagatgaatatgtaaagattaaattatatgatatatagtagtccatatattttttggtcttgatTCAAAAAGTCTATTCTCAATAGCCTTTTAAGTCTACAAATTGCTCATTCCAGAGGCCCAgactccccttttttttcttttgtttttagtagACACATTTAAAGAATGCtatcaaaattataaactaTATGCATAAATATTTTGATTCCCTTAATCATAATGTATGATAAAGGAAGGcaagtgtgtgagagagagtttcacaccAATCTCCAGCAAAAATATGTACCAAAATTTACAGTCCTTCTGCAATATAGTGCAAAAATAGGTAGTCTAGGCATTTGCTTGATTTGTGCTTGCTTAATTTGGTGATATAGAGAatgtggttgaatttaaatgttaaataaaataatatgagaagaaaggaataaaaataaaagatatagcaataaatatcaaattatccaaatcatactatgtaatagaataacattatattcttatatactatctttataatgcaataggataatatttaacaattaaaagaataaaaaaagataataacttaaaacacaaaactaaatcacatcaaTTCAAAGTAGAGTTccaacacaaaaattcatccaCCTAAATTATAGacgcaagaaaaaaaaatccaccaaaaaatgaaaaaaaaaaattttgagagagagagagagagagagaaaaaaaaaaaaaaaaaccttttttgtgagagaaaattatgCATATAATGAAAGAGAGTGTCAAATTTATAGGAAAAgtatgagaataaaaaaagtcaaaataaaggaagatataGGGCTAgatgaagagtgatattaagatagaaactagaaagtattagggagatgaaaatgtaaaataaagaaagaaagtgtaacaataaattaggaaattaataatgaaaagaaaagttaaaaataaaagagagatgaTATTTAATTAGATTGTTaaataattgagtttttgaGTCACTTTCaatgagtaaatgttaaaaaacatACAGAGGAAAAATTGGTAAGAAAAATGATAGTGACATGATTTCTGATGTAGTTCAATTCGATCCTAACAACAATAAATTCTAAACTTCAGACTTATACGTGTAGATATAGTTTAATGCTTTTTCGTGGTTCTTATTTAGTGTACTATTAGCTCAACCTCAAGCTCTGAGTTAGCTCTGAGTTGATTGGCTTTTGAGTAAATCCCCTAAGAATAGTGAGCAAACACAAGTTTCTGAAAAACCATGGGAGAAGATGATGATAAGTACACGAAAGATGGGACCGTAGATCACCATGGAAATCCAGCTGATAAAACCAAAACTGGAACCTGGAAGGCCTGTCCCTTTATTCTTGGTATATACTGTGCAATCCATTTCCTTATACTACTAGTAAATCTAGTTATGCTTTGGATAAGAtgcttattagtttaaacttttaTCAACAGGAAATGAATGTTGCGAAAGATTGGCATACTATGGGATGAGGACCAACCTGACTCTTTACTTTAAGAATCGACTACATCAGCACAGTGCTACTGCTTCTAACAATGTCTCAAATTGGGGTGGAACATGCTACATCACCCCATTGATCGGCGCATTCATTGCTGATTCCTATCTTGGAAGATATTGGACTATTGCCCTTTTCTCCGTCATCTATGTTATTGTAAGTTTGGTTCACTTGAAACTTAAACTTTGCAGCCTATATGTGTATTTTAGAGTCGTCATGGTGAAGTGCATACTGAGTTCAACACTCCATTCATTATGGGGTATCTGAAATTAGGAGTGATTTCTACTTTCGGTGTCACTTGATAGACTAGTTAGTAATTGCACTTCATCAGGAAACATATCCTAATAGCTagggaaaaaatacaaagaaatctATATTCATTTTATGATTCAAATTAATATTACAAATCTATAGATTTATATATGCCtcgtcatttaaaattttaattgatgaaGCAGCATGTACACTGTTTCATTTGAAATTAGGAGAATTCTATTCCTGTTTTGTCAACTCTACCCAGGActgcaatcatatataattcagattctcaaaaaatttgacCCAAGTTTTCAGAGCATCTTGCCTTTGAGTCATGTGTCCTTGCTCATTAAATGATGAAATCTTTTTCAATTCTACCTAGGGGATGACACTTTTGACACTGTCAGCATCCATCCCTGGCCTAAAGCCAACGTGTTATGGAAAAGAAGATTGCCATGCAACAGTTACACAAAGTGCAGTGTGTTTTCTAGCACTTTACCTAATTGCACTTGGAACTGGTGGGATTAAACCTTGTGTCTCATCATATGGAGCTGATCAATTTGATGATTCCGATGAGGATGAGAAGAAACACAAATCTTCTTTCTTCAGTTGGTTCTATTTTTCAATCAATGTTGGTGCTCTCATTGCTTCTTCCTTGCTGGTGTGGATACAAGACAATATAGGTTGGGGATGGGGCTTTGGCATCCCAGCAGTGACCATGGCAATTGCTGTAGTGAGCTTCTTTTCAGGTACATGGTTGTATAGGAACCAGAAACCTGGGGGTAGCGCTCTGACACGCATGTGTCAGGTGGTGATAGCATCCATTAGAAAATACCACGTTGAAGTACCTGCTGACAAGGCTGTTGCTTTGTACGAGACTGCTGAGGCAGAATCTGCTATCAGAGGAAGCCGCAAGCTTGAGCACACAAAAGATTTCAAGTATGTTTCTAAACTAAAAAGCTTAGCTTACCAATGAGAGTCAATATGCAAGAAGTTCGAAATCAGTTTTCCACAGTTTCATAGCTTTGTCCTGGGATAAGGACCTCCCATCCCACAGGTTTGACAGGATTTTACTAATCTTAATTCTTTAGCTGAATAAATTAACATTTCTTAATCAACtgtaaattttcattctctctttaAAAGCAAACAGAAagtaaggaaaaagaaaaacataggAATCCCCCAGTTCAATGTCTAGAATGTAATCAGTATAGGCTTCAAAATTACAACCATCCCATTGCTGTGAGAATCAAATGTAAGGATTTCATGTCCATACTGCAGATCAAACTAGGATACCACATAATGCTTTTGTGTAAATGtaagacagttttttttttttccatttcttggGTGGATTCTGTTTTCATTCTAGCATTCCCTATTTCCCTGACTTACATGAATCCTTACATAATGTTGTATTCTTCAGGTTCTTTGACAAGGCAGCCATGGAGGTACCAACAGATGAGATAAAGTTCGCAGCAGACCCGTGGAGACTTTGCACAGTTACCCAAGTTGAGGAGCTGAAAGCTATTATACGGTTGCTTCCTATATTGGCCATGGGTATCGTCTTTTCCACTGTCTGTGGTCAGATGGGCACCTTATTTTTGTTGCAAGGCAGCACCATGGATATTCACATTGGTTCCTCAACCTTCGAAATCCCACCAGCATCTCTTTCAATATTCAACACACTTAGTGTCCTTTTTTGGGTCCCAATCTATGATCGAATCATTGTCCCACTTGCTAGAAAATTCACTGGTCACAAAAATGGCATAACTCAACTCCAGAGGATGGGCATTGGCCTCATCATATCCATCTTTGCCATGGTATCTGCAGCAATTTTGGAACTTGAAAGACTTAAGGCTGTTAGAAAACACAACTACTATACACTTGAGCACATTCCTATGTCCATCTTTTGGCAAGTTCCTCAGTATTTCCTCATAGGGTGTGCAGAAGTTTTCACAGTCATTGGGCAGTTGGAGTTTTTTTATGAGCAAGCACCTGATGCCACAAGGAGCTTGTGCTCTGCTCTCTCACTAACCACTGTGGCACTAGGGAACTACTTGAGCACTCTACTTGTAACCATTGTTACCAAA
Protein-coding regions in this window:
- the LOC115985283 gene encoding protein NRT1/ PTR FAMILY 8.2-like; this translates as MGEDDDKYTKDGTVDHHGNPADKTKTGTWKACPFILGNECCERLAYYGMRTNLTLYFKNRLHQHSATASNNVSNWGGTCYITPLIGAFIADSYLGRYWTIALFSVIYVIGMTLLTLSASIPGLKPTCYGKEDCHATVTQSAVCFLALYLIALGTGGIKPCVSSYGADQFDDSDEDEKKHKSSFFSWFYFSINVGALIASSLLVWIQDNIGWGWGFGIPAVTMAIAVVSFFSGTWLYRNQKPGGSALTRMCQVVIASIRKYHVEVPADKAVALYETAEAESAIRGSRKLEHTKDFKFFDKAAMEVPTDEIKFAADPWRLCTVTQVEELKAIIRLLPILAMGIVFSTVCGQMGTLFLLQGSTMDIHIGSSTFEIPPASLSIFNTLSVLFWVPIYDRIIVPLARKFTGHKNGITQLQRMGIGLIISIFAMVSAAILELERLKAVRKHNYYTLEHIPMSIFWQVPQYFLIGCAEVFTVIGQLEFFYEQAPDATRSLCSALSLTTVALGNYLSTLLVTIVTKVSTRHGKLGWIPDNLNYGHLDNFFWLLAVLSVLNLGVFLIIANWYTYKKPLGTLR